Part of the Esox lucius isolate fEsoLuc1 chromosome 25, fEsoLuc1.pri, whole genome shotgun sequence genome, CGTGAGGTGTTAATTACTGCCTTTGTGTAGATAATttctgtttgtgtatatgtggggcACGTGTATGTGCTTTTCGTTCCTGCCCAAAGTGGTTGTTGATCGTTGATTGACTGTGAATGTCAATAATTTGACAGGTGCAGAGTGGCGGAGAACATGGCAACGGGGGGAACCTCCTTTGACGAGCAGGAGCTGCACAACTGGACCGTCACCAACGGCAGCAGCTTGGAGGACAGGCTCAACAACATggtgggaggagaagagggagaccATGCTCTGTTCCTTATGTGCtgtgctacttttgaccagacaCTTGTTCACGTTCACAAATCAGTCACTATATTGAGAATATCATGTCAATCTGGAACACTGAGAGTAGCACCTAAATGTATCCTAACTAGAGATTTGTAGTAGTAACTCACTATTATGCAATCTGTCGGTTGTCATGCAGGGGTTTTACTTTAATGTAGGTCTGGTAATGATTCAGGCCGCTGGTTGACTGTAGCCTGTCTGTCCTACTTTGCTTACAATGCTGACCAAATCGAGGCATCAATTTGAAATGGAGTGTTACAAGTGCATTGCACTTACCCTTTGGGGAAGAGCAGAGTGCTTATCAAGCAAGTGCCAGATCCAGGACCCAGGGCTACCTTCAATACCGGGTTATGAGGATGTAAAGCTGGTTGCTTTTTAGTCTCTAGGTTGAAATTCCCACTAGGAATGCATCTAAGATGAGTTTGTAAGTCTTCCCCTTAACCATTGGCACAAGGAAATGTGAAACTGGCCCAGAATCAAGAGTGTAGGGATACTTCACCGAAACATTCCTTCTAAATGCTACCTGTCCCCTCCAACCCTCCCCCGTCAGGACTGGGGTGTCCAGCAGAAGAAGGCGAACCGCTCGTCCGAGAAGAACAGAAAGAAGTTCTCGGCCGGCGGAGTCACGGAGAGCCGGCTGACCAACGACATCTCCCCGGAGTCTACACCGGGCGCGGGGAGGAGGAGGGCCCGCACCCCCCACTCCTTCCCCCATGTTAAGTACACCACCCAGATGTCTGTGCCGGATCAGGCTGAGCTGGACCGCCTGAGGCAGAGGATCAACTTCACTGACCTGGACGAGGTGTGTGTAGCCAAGTTTCTCCCAACAGCTTTGCAATCTCAatcatctctctttttttttttaaactccatgctttacggtggTAATGAGGTTCGTCTGTTAAATGCCATTGTTTTGTATTCACCAAGTGTGGCATTTGGCGTGGTGGCAAAACAACTCCACCATTGACTCATCTATCCAAAGCACTTTGTTTCTGTAGTTTTGGTcattacccaggtgttgtctggcaaacgtcTGTTGTATCTTGATATTAATTCTTGAGAGACGTCTTCTTGACCTCACATGTGAGCCAAGTTCGTgttgtctctttctgacagttgactaatACACATATTGGAGCAAAGAGGCGTGTGGATTCTCTGATGTTACCCTGGAGTTCTTAGAGACCTCTCTGAGCATGTTTCGGTCAGCTCTTGGGCTGGATTTGGATAATTGCGGTTTTACAATCCTCTTCCTGGTTGGAGTTGGGGAATTGTTTGAAACAGGGTGGTTCTTCAAATTGCGTAATGAggaatgatttttttttgttttgtcttcttATGTCTTTCTATGGCTTGCGCTAACATGTCCACATCCCCGGTTGGGTTTTGCCAGAGGAGCATAGGCAGCGACTCCCAGGGCCGCGTCACCGCAGCCAATAACCAGCGCCAGCTGGCGGCCGAGAACAAGAAGCCCTTCAACTTCCTGCCGCTGCACGTCAACACCAACAAGAGCCGTGAAGCACCCTCCGCCTCTGCCCCCTCCACCCCGTCCGTTGTGGCTACTGCCAAGAAGCAGAGCCCCGGCTCAGTCCGCAGGGAGGCCTTTGCCCCGTCTTTGCCCGGCAAGGACCTGCCGGGGCTGGGTAGAGGGGCAGAGAGACTTCCTCCACCCTCCGTGGACGACGGAAGGGATGATCCCAACATCGACAGCAGCCAGGTAGCTAACGTCCAGGCACCTGGCTTTACTGGAAGTCAAGTGCTTGtcagaatgttgtttttattttctttatattctGTCAGTGTCAAGTGATTAATCAACAATTTGGCTGCTGACCAGTTTTTCCTACACCACAGTTTCCCCATATCCCCAGAACATAACGTAGCAGCTTATCTGACCGGTCCCCAACCAAACATGACCATCATCAATTAAATGAGGCTCTGGACAAACTGAGTTTCCTTCAGAGTTCTGTTAGAATTTCCTGCCCATGGTATAACATTAACTAACGAACAAACACTTTTTGTATATTTGTCCAAGGCTACTGGCGCCGGATAGATTATATTGGTTATTTAGTCATCGGAGGCTAGTTTGGCTAGTTTACCTGGAGGAGAAATATGTACAAAAGGTTGCTTTTCTGGTCCATATCAGCCCTTGTATTCCTCCATCGCTTGAAAGTGATGCCTGTATTTTAGTTCTCTTCAGCTGCATTCCAATATCTTTGGGAGGGGAAAGGCACAATTACCggacaaaaaataaacacatgaaaACCACCAGGAAGACACTAATGCTATGAGTATGGCTACAATAGTGAACTGTACAaccaagggccctgaagacggATTGTCAGCCACCCGCTTGGCTGTTAtgcagaccaggtgctgtttaatattggcatggctggtcagggactgttgGCGAatgttgtcagtgcctttgtaaaaagacccacatttgtccCCTGTAGCTGGGATCAAACGACTCTGTGCATCCGAGTTCCATAGAAGTCAAAAAAAGTCAACCGTTTTTTGCACTGAAGTAATACGTTTCAGCTTGCAGTTATCCTACACTGCCTTTTTCTGATTGAGTGACTCGCATGGGTTTTTaacaataccagacagccaTGCGTCACATCTGCTCAACACTTGACTGGCCCAACAGCGCACGAAAGGAGCTGCAAGGTAGTTATTTGTGCGTGTGCCAGATTACTAAATGACTGGAGGTTGTCAAGTTTATAATgcgatttattatttttgtcaatcTCTAAAGAAATTGGCAGTGGCCCAATTGGgacagtgacttgctagtttTAGTAGTCCGACTTTACTAGTCTGACTACTTTTTACTGGCTTGGAGCCCTGCATTTTAAAGTAGATACGGACATTTTCAAAGGCTCCTTTAAGGAACTACTATTAACTACTTTAATCCATTGTTTGGCTGCTAATCTCAGCAGATATGGCTGACTTAATCTAATAAAGTCATCAAATAAAACCAAGTAATGTATGATTCTGAAATATTATGTAAGTAAATGTTCTGTTAAGCTCATTTTAAGGAGCTTGGTGCTTGCAACtgcagggttgtgggtttgattctcaTGGGGGCCAGTATGAAATTATATGGACTCACAATTTCAAACTGCTCTGGATTAAACGTATTATGCATTACTTTAAGgtacttttatattatatttgatAATTACCACAGTCAGGCCAAacccaacaaaatgttttgtcactAGTTCAATGTGCATTTAATAtgacatatttatttaaattgcaGCAGTAATGAAATccatattattttgtaataattgaaTCCATACTTAAATATAGGACAATGCAAACACAATGAAGGTTACTTTAGTTCTGGGTAATAAACAAggtccatttaaaaatgtaaagataaaaaTTTTCAGACATTTCTATATAAATGGCATACCTTTTACAGCATTTTGCCCCCTCCCCATTCCCAGTCTGAGCTTGCTCTGACCTCATCGTTCCGGGCTGTGTTCAACCTATCACATGGTGTTCTGTGCTCATGCTTCTATATGCAAAGTAGAACAGGAACAGGAGGCAAGCAACTCTGTGATGAAACCAATGTGTATTTAGGGCAACTTAAAAATACTCCGCCGCGGCCATATCCCGAGTGAGCTCTGCCCTCGTTTAGTTAGATCTAGGTAGTGGCCTGGTGCCTTCTCGCTCGCCCCTTCTCTTTCACGTCTTTCTCCGTCGGTCTGTCATTGATACCCGCTCGCACGCAGTCTTTCTCTGTCACACATCTCATACGCGCCCGCACGCCCTGTCTCTTAACCCTTTCAGGTGGTAAGCAAGCTGGTGCAAATTCGGGAGTACATCGGAAAGGCCAGCTCCATGCGGGATGACCTGGTTGAGAAGAACGACATTCCGGCCAACGTGGAACGCCTGTCCCACCTCATCGCCCACCTCAAGGAGCAGGAGAGGTCTTACCTCCGGTTCCTGCAGAAGATGCTGGTCAGTAGAGTATGATGGCTGATGGtattcctctgtctttctctctccctctcgtattttgttgaatgtttctcttttctttatttttttctcattaatTTGGTATGAAATTAGCTGTTTTACTTGCTTTGTATCTTTAGCAGTCATAAACAAAGGACCGTCTCTTAGAAATGTCTGAAATGCCTGCTTCTGCATGTTAACAGAGCCTGGTTCTTTTGATTTTCAGTATgcgtgttcacactgcaccttagcTTAGGACTAAGAGCCTCTTAAGCCCAGGGCTAAGGGAGATtttagcccagggctaagcaagtgttcacacttgcacattttgaagtgggctagcaccatccttagcctagggctagctggccctgctctggagcagggttaACACAGACTTATCAGGGCTAGCCCCAAAAACAGTGAGAAACGGGGTCTAGAAAAATTATATACGTTTGTCtaatcacaaaacctgccctttTACTTAATTTACACACGCTCTCGACACTTGCCGTCACCGACAGctacaatgtatttctattttggtCCTCTCACTCAGCAAaatttgtcatttcattataCCTGCTAAATCGTAATGAAGTAGTTATTGCATCTTGCTTTGAATGTAAATCCAGCAAATATGTAGAAAGAATAAAGGCTGACTAGTCACATTCTCTGCCTCGTGTTCATATTTTCACGtcgctctttttctctttctttgcgtAGTTTTAACAAAGTTGTGAAAGTTAATACCGACAAGGTGGGCATTTTGATCAACTGATTTCATGAAGTCGTTAATTGAAGCATGGTAGTGTAACGTTGATCGCGTGTCAGTGATGTACTTGTAACATTTGTAGCTTGTCATAGATAGAATGTAAAATAGTCTATTGTCATGTTTGtccgttagcccagggcttaggaatgCAAGTGTGAagccttagcccagggttaactAATTCTTGTGAACATAGGCTATGCTAACACAGGGCCAGTCTTTGCCTGGGGGCTAAGATAGGGCAGGTCTTAGTACAATGTAGTGTGAAAAGGCCTATTGATGTTGTAAGCCAATCGTGTTGTTTTGGAAAACTCCACTGCACCCTGGTCATGTATTCTTAATGCCCTGGTAACAGACAAACGTCCTTGTATCTGGTTCTGTTTGGAACTCAATATAGGACACGCGTTGCTTCCTAACTGCTGGATGTCACGCTGACAATTGTATCTCGACAGCAGCATGTCTTGCTATCGTTTTAGGCTGACACCTCCGGCATGCTTTTTTCATCATGGTTTGTGTTCAAGGGCTGTCTGTTCAGTCACTTTCAGCATCCTGCTGAAGATTTCTTTTCAGTGTAAACACTGCTCAAGTATTCACTTTGAGGTCAGGTAGTGAAAGAGGGACAGGGAGTGCATCTGTTGAAAAAAGGTCCTTTGTGACTTATTGGGCTTTGTGCGTTGAGCTGGTTAGTGATTAGCTGAAGCTGAGTTATGATAGCTGACCCTcagcactgactgactgatttacTGACCGACCGTTGAAACGGGGCTGGCGAGCAAAGGAACGGAGCGATAGTGGGAGACGACCGTCGTCTCGCTGACACGCTCGACGCCTATAATCCAACAGACTCCTTTCTCCGGCCCTTCTCCTTCTGCAGGCAAGGGAGAACGAGGAGGACGAGGCTGGAACGATGGACTCAGCCTTGGGTTCCGGCTCATTGCCTGAGAGCACCTCCCTCAACATCGAGGTGCGCTCCTCGGATGCCTCCAATGCTACGGTAAGTAACAGTAGacgaccccccccctccccgtgaCTATTTGTCAACATATCAGGCATTGCCATGGGTACATTTCCACCATAGGTCTTTCTTCCTGTTTCCTGCAGGATTGTGTTGTCAATCAAAGGCAATGTTCTTTCATGTCATTGTGTTTACAGTAACATATTGTTGCGCTAAGTGTTCTTTACATGGTAGCTAGGTACACCAGCCTGTCAGAGGTAGATTTAATAGCAACccaggttttttttaaatgtattttttataccAGGCAATGTTTTCTCCCAATTACACCATCAAACACAGAAGAATAACCAGGATGCTGTGTAATGTTTCTACATAATGCTTGTATTCTTAGTAACATATACCATGTTTATTTAGCAACATTTTCCCTGGCAGTAGTCAGTGTTCCCTAGCACTGCACATCAAACCTAGATTTCCTGGCGTCCCCAAACTGGACGCTCGCGCTTCAGCCAAAATAGACGGTTGTTTTGTTGTAGGTTTCTACATTCAGCTGCAGTATTGTTACGCTGAAAGAAATTCTGCTGTTCACCCCCGCATTCTCAAAGGAGACAAACAGTGAATGTAATGATGGACTAGGCAGAATTCAGCTTGCGCTGGCGGTTTTCTCACATCTCCGTCTGTGTGTTGGTCAGGGCCGGGTAGCAGAGCGTAGCGACCAGAAGGAAGAGCTGGAGAACCTGCGGCGGCAGCACGAGCTGCTGAAGAAGATGCTGGAGCAGCAGGAGCAGCTCCGGGCCCTGCAGGGCCGCCAGGCAGCACTACTGGCCATGCAGCACACCAGCCAGCACGCCGTGGACGACACCGGTGAGAGACGAGCACCGGCACGCGGAGGGGAACGCGTGTTACTGTCTCAGTGCTAcgttaataataaaataatcatcTTTATCAGACTTTGGGTTTGGTTAGAATTTGGGTTTAGAATTGGGGTTCAttttaggggttaggttaagttGAGCATAAAGGTTAGATTAAGGTTTAGTATTGGGTAAAATTCTTAACTGCTAAATAGGCAGTCCTTACTGTGGTAGtaaaccgtgtgtgtgtgtgtgtgtgcgcagtgCCAACCGAGACCACCGGCAGTGTGTCAGGGCTGAGCATCACCTCAGAGCTGAATGAGGAGCTCAACGACCTAATCCAACGCTTCCACAACCAGCTCCACGACACCCAGGTACCAGCCGGTTTAATGGGTCGTGCAAAACGCCTTCACCGTTTCCCTTCATTCTGACGCAGAATGAATCCAACTTGGGCAAACATGGAACATAATTTGTGTagtgtttctgtgttctgtcctTATGTTGTTAACCATCAGCAGCAACAGTTAACCGTAAGGTTGTGTTGTGGGGTGTCAGTTTATGGTGATTCTGATTACCCTGTTAACCCATATGTAGGCCGTGTCTGCTAATGTTGTGCGCGGTGGCCGTGTCTGCTAATGTTGTGCGCGGTGGCCGTGTCTGCTAATGTTGTGCACGGTGGCCGTGTCTGCTAATGTTGTGCACGGTGGCCGTGTCTGCTAATGTTCAGCGCCGTCTCTTGCCCCAGACCAAGGCTGTAGTCCCAGACAACCGCCGACAAGCCGAgagcctctccctctcccgtGAGGTGTGCCGCTCCCGTTCCTCTCAGCCGCCTCCCCGCTCGTCCACCGCCTCGTCCTCCTTCCTCCACCCCACAGCCCTGACCTCCGCCCCCCCCGCGTTGCCCTCGGCGGCCAGCGCCAAGCTAACCAAGCTGCAGGAGCTACAGGACAAGAAGCAGACCATGGACAAGATCCTGCAGGAGCTGCATTCCCTCCGAGACCAGACCCTCAACAACAACTCCTGTGAGTGCCCAGGCCAGTTACGGCCGCATGGTGGGAAGTGTGTAGTGCGAAACACAATATACTTGTTAGTTATCTCTGAGTTAAATTGTCTTTGACTGTCTGTGGATTGTTTATATGTAGCTTGTCCTCTTTCCACCAAGGTCGCGTTGCCGGCGAACCCCTTCCCTCTCAGCAAAGCCTGGGTCTGGGCTCCTCCTCGGATCGCCCCTCTGCCCTATACAGGGAACCTAACGGGGCCTCTGCCATGAGACAGGACCCATCTCCTTCCTACCGGCCCTCCACGCATCCCCAGCACGAGGACGCCCCAGCAGATAAACTCCGGTAATAAACTCTGACTTAATAAATGTATTCCTGCCCGTGCACAGCCTGCCAAGTGTGTATTTCAGGGACAGGACTATTGTGTTCAAATCCCCAAGCTGCAAAATCTGTTCTTCCCTTAAGCATGAGTCTTAATTGCTACTGTACtgtcgctctggataagggaATCTGCTAAATAAATCAAACATAAGAAACAAACGAAAACATGTTTAGTTGTGTGCCCCTGTGAGTTTGTACCAACAAAGCAAAGGAGATAAGCAGAAGGTACTCACTTTGACTTATGGCTCTTCAGCTGCCTGCACCAGAGAAATACACAGTTGTTCCAGACAAACGACCCCCTCCTATCCATTTAGCAGTCTGAGAAAACTACAAATCCAATTAGTCAAGTCTCTCCTGTTTATTGAATGTGGTCGTCACCTTCTCTTTTCCCTTTCTTAAGTCCCCATACGTTCCCTGACAAACCTTTTGAAACGTGACCTGAAAGGAAGAGCCAGCTTGCAGTCCTTTTCATTCCTTGACATTTTGAATTGGaacctccccccacctcctcgCAGGAAGCTGAAGGAGGTGCACAAGCGTCTGAACGAACTGCGCGAGCTGGTGCAGTACTACGAGCAGACGTCCGACATGATGGTGGACACGGTCAACGAGAACGTGAAGGAGGAcgacgaggaggaggatgaggaggaaacaGAGGAGGACGGCTCCATGCTCGAGGCGATGTTCGACTCGGAGCAGGAGAACCGCCGCCCCCCCGTCACCAATATCAGGTTGTGGAAGAGATGCAGACGGTGGTCACGCTTTTTTTTGATGGGTTCTGTCAGTTACAGCTGAAGTGCCATTTAAGCTACTATTCCTAATCCCTTGTCTTTCCCCTGGTCAGAAACCCACAGCACCCTGGGAACTGGACGGATATGAACAGCCTGACCAACGGCCgcggagggggaggggggggcgcCAACAACCGCTCCGACGGGAGACTCAACACCGAGTGTGAGATCAACAACCGCTCGGCCGCCGCCAACCTCCGCAGCCTCAACATCCCCTCGGCCATAGGTCaggccgcacacacacacacacacacacacacacacacccccttaACACTAACCTTCAGTGTCCCTGCCCCCAACAGAGTGTCAGTACAACAGTGACCGCCCCTACAACCAGGTCAAAGACCACAACCACACTGACCGCCGAAACGACGATGACGACGCCTTGGAGGATGAAGAGCGAGTGCCAGGACGCCGTGGTCAGGATAGCGAGGGCTCGGGGTCGAGCCAGAGGAGCAGCCTAGCCAACGACGACGCAGACTTTGCCCACAAGGTCCACCGGTTGCAAACGGCCAAGCAGAAACTCCGGCAGCTGCAGGAGCTCGTGGCCATGGTGCAGGTCAGACGTCTGGGAGGAGAACACCCTCTCATACACACTCACTACTTGAATGACACagactgatgtttttttgtttagattattttacacatccccccccccccccccgtctctcctGCTCCGTCTCACAGAGTGACGATACAGACGCCACCACGGCCAACGAGGATGAGAGCCTCCGACACCAGCAGCCCAATAACACCCGAGCTGCTGCCTCCTCCGCAGCCAAGAGCCCCAGGGACCTCGCCCTCACTGACAAGGCCAGGTACGGTTAGAGCCCCAGGGACCTCGCCCTCACTGACAAGGCCAGGTACGGTTAGAGCCCCAGGGACCTCGCCCTCACTGACTAGGCCAGGTACGGTTAGAGCCCCAGGGACCTCGCCCTCACGGACTAGGCCAGGTACGGTTAGAGCCCCAGGGACCTCGCCCTCACGGACTAGGCCAGGTACGGTTAGAGCCCCAGGGACCTCGCCCTCACGGACTAGGCCAGGTACGGTTAGAGCCCCAGGGACCTCGCCCTCACTGACAAGGCCAGGTACGGTTAGAGCCCCAGGGATCTCGCCCTCACTGACAAGGCCAGGTACGGTTAGAGCCCAAGGGACCTCACCCTCACTGACTAGGCCAGGTACGGTTAGAGCCCCAGGGACCTCGCCCTCACTGACAAGGCCAGGTACGGTTAGAGCCCCAGGGACCTCGCCCTCACTGACTAGGCCAGGTACGGTTAGAGCCCCAGGGACCTCGCCCTCACTGACAAGGCCAGGTACGGTTAGAGCCCCAGGGACCTCGCCCTCACTGACTATGCCAGGTACAGTTAGAGCCCCAGGGACCTCGCCCTCACTGACAAGGCCAGGTACGTTTAGAGCCCCAGGGACCTCGTCCTCACGGACTAGGCCAGGTACGGTTAGAGCCCCAGGGACCTCGTCCTCACGGACTAGGCCAGGTACGGTTAGAGCCCCAGGGACCTCGTCCTCACGGACTAGGCCAGGTACGGTTAGAGCCCCAGGGACCTCGCCCTCACGGACTAGGCCAGGTACGGTTAGAGCCCCAGGGACCTCGCCCTCACGGACTAGGCCAGGTACGGTTGTGCTGTGAGGAGAGGGCGCTTTTTTCCACTGTGATAAGGGCCAATGGAGAAAGTCTGTAGtcgttttctttgtgttttattgtgtttatcaCGTCTATCTTTCACTTTTACCCTTTGAAAATGTGACGCACGGTGGATCCAGGAGATGTTCTGAAGCACGGCCTCTGTTTCAGGGAGAAGCTGTACGAGGAGAAGCTTCGCCAGCAGCAGCAGGAGTTGAAGCAGCTCCATGAGGAGCGCCAGCGGCTGATGGAGATTCAGGACAAGATCCAGGACCTGCAGTGGGCCTGCCCCGACCTCCAGGTAAAAAGAAACACTTGTGTCCACAACACTTGCTCCTTCTAACCCGTCGTGGCCGGATGGCTTTATGTTGGGATTACGGCGTCCGTTCCAACTCTCCTGCTCCCCAGTCGTCGGTGTCTAGCAGCTCCGTGGGCCAGCAGGCCCTGATGAGGAAGCTCCCGGCTGCAGCTTCCACCCCGGCCCCTCCTCCCGCTCCGTCTGCACCGCCCAAAGCCGCTGCGTCCCCTGCCTCCGCCGCCGTGCTCAAACCCACCGCCCAGGCGTCCGCCTCGGTCACCGACAATGAGGTGAGTCTCTTGGATTTGGATCGGTTTTGGCAGGGCCGTCGATCAACGACGTCCGAGAGGGCTCGTACCACACAGCTCGCCAGAATCATCCGTGCTTTAACATTTGAGTTCGCCATTCGTTACCAAAGTCTGTCAGGTTAAACCGTAGCTTGACAGAATTGGCTACGGGGGAACTTGATGGAGCCGTGAGGGCCTTTATGTGCGGGTTCGACCCTGAAAACAACCTGTGTGCCTTAATCGTCCCCCAGCAGCTGTGGTGTGAGATGCGGCGCCACCAGATCCTTCGGGAGGAGCTGCGCCAGCGGAGGAAGCACCTGGAGTCCCTGATGGCCGAGCACCAGAGGAGGAGCGGCCTCAGCGACTCCCCCTATAGGCCGGAGGACCCAGAGGGAAACGCCGATGGCTCACAGCCGCTCAGCCGGGACGAGAGGTGAGATGGGGTTTcacctggattttttttttttctggatctAAAAGTGGGCTTATGTGGTGGGCGTGGCCAGGGGAGTGGCAGTAGGTGATGCTAGCCCATCACAGCAATGAATGTTTAGTCTCCTCCCACTGTTGATAATGCATCAGTTAAGGTCTGTGTCATTATACTGCCTGAATGCTGTTTGATGCTGCTGCTGTACCATATTTGACACATCCTTTTACATGTACTTAGACATCGTTCAGTCTCTGTTATCCACCTCTCACACTCCTCCCCAGGACCATGGCAACGTGGGGAGACTCCAGCCTCTGTCAGCTAGAGGAGGACGGCTATCCCTCCGAGACGGgcgctgaggaggaggaggaagaggaggaggaggaaggggcaGAGTCTAGCTCCAGTGACGACCAGCACCTATACTCCACTAGGAAGCAGCGATCATACAGCAATAGGAAACAACTTGGCAGGTCTGTTAGATGCGAGGACAcgttgtatttatttattttttacagtactgTCAATCAGTGGTAGTTCAATAAGGGGTCTCTATCTCCAGTCCTAGAGATGCCAGGTGTCCAGGCTTTTCCCTTAGGTTTATATTGATTTATGGTTATATCCAGTAATGCCTCTATTAAGGTCTTTCAGGCCTACCGAAGAACTGTGGCAGCAGTTTCTAATAACAATCCTTCTCACTGTCCAGTAAGCTCCTCAAGCCCCCCCGGCAGTTTGCGTCAGACGCCAGCGGCCGCCCGTTTCCCCGTGCTCAAGCCCGAGCCGCGGAACAACAGTCCCAGTCCAACGTCAGTGCCAGCGCGGCCGGTGCACGGCGCCAGGAGAACCTGCGCTGGGCCTCCGAGCTGTCCTTCCAGGAGGGCCCTGGCACCGGGGCCCGGTTGGCACCCCGTCCCTGGCAGGAGCAGGCGGCGGCGCTACAGAGGCAGCTGGACTTCAGCACTGGCATGTGTCAGACCCTTCTGCAGGACCAGCAGGTTGGTGTAGCGGTTGGCACCCTCTCTGACCATTTCATGTGCCCGATTTTGCCGTTTAGCAATCTGGCAagaggtgtttctgttgtaCCCGGTGACCTCCACCAAATCCAGTCCACCCTCAACCATTTAAAATATTCTAT contains:
- the pcm1 gene encoding pericentriolar material 1 protein isoform X1, encoding MATGGTSFDEQELHNWTVTNGSSLEDRLNNMDWGVQQKKANRSSEKNRKKFSAGGVTESRLTNDISPESTPGAGRRRARTPHSFPHVKYTTQMSVPDQAELDRLRQRINFTDLDERSIGSDSQGRVTAANNQRQLAAENKKPFNFLPLHVNTNKSREAPSASAPSTPSVVATAKKQSPGSVRREAFAPSLPGKDLPGLGRGAERLPPPSVDDGRDDPNIDSSQVVSKLVQIREYIGKASSMRDDLVEKNDIPANVERLSHLIAHLKEQERSYLRFLQKMLARENEEDEAGTMDSALGSGSLPESTSLNIEVRSSDASNATGRVAERSDQKEELENLRRQHELLKKMLEQQEQLRALQGRQAALLAMQHTSQHAVDDTVPTETTGSVSGLSITSELNEELNDLIQRFHNQLHDTQTKAVVPDNRRQAESLSLSREVCRSRSSQPPPRSSTASSSFLHPTALTSAPPALPSAASAKLTKLQELQDKKQTMDKILQELHSLRDQTLNNNSCRVAGEPLPSQQSLGLGSSSDRPSALYREPNGASAMRQDPSPSYRPSTHPQHEDAPADKLRKLKEVHKRLNELRELVQYYEQTSDMMVDTVNENVKEDDEEEDEEETEEDGSMLEAMFDSEQENRRPPVTNIRNPQHPGNWTDMNSLTNGRGGGGGGANNRSDGRLNTECEINNRSAAANLRSLNIPSAIECQYNSDRPYNQVKDHNHTDRRNDDDDALEDEERVPGRRGQDSEGSGSSQRSSLANDDADFAHKVHRLQTAKQKLRQLQELVAMVQSDDTDATTANEDESLRHQQPNNTRAAASSAAKSPRDLALTDKAREKLYEEKLRQQQQELKQLHEERQRLMEIQDKIQDLQWACPDLQSSVSSSSVGQQALMRKLPAAASTPAPPPAPSAPPKAAASPASAAVLKPTAQASASVTDNEQLWCEMRRHQILREELRQRRKHLESLMAEHQRRSGLSDSPYRPEDPEGNADGSQPLSRDERTMATWGDSSLCQLEEDGYPSETGAEEEEEEEEEEGAESSSSDDQHLYSTRKQRSYSNRKQLGSKLLKPPRQFASDASGRPFPRAQARAAEQQSQSNVSASAAGARRQENLRWASELSFQEGPGTGARLAPRPWQEQAAALQRQLDFSTGMCQTLLQDQQTLSYMLQTLLTGPYSALPNNLSSPQVHLVMHQLSQCYTQLAWQQNNVQRLKQVLSDMLLQQQQASSSGQQAPNQGSSSRESGGACPPLSPTSLFLPFPSSIPPSVNQALSLPPGFSGFSPLTGFNFNPLFPSAMGEFPQCVGAPTSSGQHQQQDPNTSVKTEYMSFPPPLQRSPLNTADKRPLRQDKSGCSRGHESGWLDVSQPPDPIAETPSAQRGANNGRPLTFDLVSQGSFSSTADPADPATVTKTFKAGRKASAQASLASRDKTPNSKRRSRRAKEQHKNPGPEAESDSVSSMADFVQERAPLPHRKRDQNQSLLDKLTQEKLDSKTKTGNKPNDLSSAYAWRTPFLSNRIACTEAPDASSDFSLFEALRETIYSEVATLISQNESRPHFLIELFHELQLLNTDYLRQRALYSLQDIVTRHLTEKNASEERPSSLGPVAWAAGSQSELTPSESLATSDADVSEKNVRVIKHNDPNKRRNDADSVDNESTLSTSSNLEPFANDDLGNTVIHLDKALARMREYERMKLKAELTLDTAAANAPEASANSSTSAAQLLAGAGGESGDVRCPQIDTQQLDRQIKAIMTEVIPFLKEHMDEVCSYQLLTSVRRMVLTLTQQNDESKEFVRFFHRQLGGILQDSLSKFTGRTLKDCGEDLLVEISEILFNELAFFRLMQDLDNNSRSVAATSQTRHRNNSRPPPKNNNQQVNQTHRNNQELKASEAEKSFSTLFLDEDKDQDETELREREEEANGGESKDSKSSEASEDDEGLPLSISLSKAETQALTNYGSGEDENEVEEMEEFEEGVPDVQTSLQASNDGGDQQGTIGNHETKSDPESSESNDAVKSSKSESIEVVDSPEEEHDGEGAERRRPEGGSHTATASAGAINNQEVSDSQVFNSSSPDTESPVMINSDEVVSGNTSQKSDEEDFVKVEDLPMQLSVLCQEELQKRIVEEQRNNNLTAEILSGNTDTLDGLVGSGDTLREPETVGAQSA